A genome region from Leifsonia sp. Root112D2 includes the following:
- a CDS encoding ABC transporter ATP-binding protein codes for MAGGSVIEVADAGIRFRRNRGGRRSFKDLFSSRTRRNRPGEFWALRNVSFTVQRGEAIGVVGRNGQGKSTLLKLVAGVVLADEGRVDVAEGVAPLIEITGGFVDDLTVRDNVYLTAGLHGMSKREIDEAFDEIIAFAEIGDFIDTPYKHLSSGMKVRIAFSVISRLQEPIILVDEVLAVGDRGFREKCYKRIEEMLAGGRTLFFVSHNEKEMRRFCTRGLYLDKGTLKLDGTIDEVLSIYDKDYGA; via the coding sequence ATGGCCGGCGGCAGTGTGATCGAAGTGGCGGATGCCGGCATCCGGTTTCGCAGGAATCGTGGCGGACGCCGTTCGTTCAAAGACCTCTTCTCCTCACGCACGCGCCGCAATCGACCCGGAGAATTCTGGGCACTGCGTAATGTGAGCTTCACCGTGCAGCGCGGCGAGGCGATAGGCGTGGTGGGCCGCAACGGTCAGGGCAAGTCCACGCTGCTCAAGCTCGTCGCCGGAGTTGTTCTGGCAGACGAGGGCCGCGTCGATGTAGCCGAGGGCGTTGCCCCGTTGATCGAGATCACCGGCGGCTTCGTCGACGATCTGACGGTGCGCGACAATGTGTACCTCACGGCGGGGCTGCACGGCATGTCCAAACGCGAGATCGATGAGGCGTTCGACGAGATCATCGCGTTCGCCGAGATCGGTGATTTCATCGATACGCCATATAAACATCTCTCCAGCGGCATGAAGGTGCGCATCGCGTTCTCGGTGATCTCGCGTCTTCAGGAACCGATCATTCTCGTCGACGAGGTGCTCGCCGTCGGCGACCGCGGCTTTCGGGAGAAATGCTACAAGCGCATCGAGGAGATGCTGGCCGGTGGCCGCACCCTCTTCTTCGTCTCCCACAATGAGAAGGAGATGCGCCGCTTCTGCACGCGCGGACTCTACCTCGACAAGGGCACTCTCAAGCTCGACGGCACCATCGACGAGGTGCTCTCGATCTACGACAAGGACTACGGGGCGTAG
- a CDS encoding ABC transporter permease, producing the protein MTSNAEVRQERRTPFARYCHSLWLLTKRDLRVRYATSALGYLWSILDPLLMAGIYYFVFGFIFHKGGVGEDPYIVFLLSAMLPWVWFNGSVSDSTRGYLREAKLIRSTTIPRTIWVNRIVLSKGIEYLASLPVLAIFIIIFGAKVSIDALWLYPLAIILQAALVTGLGLIVAPLVVFFRDLERAVKLILRLLFYASPIIYSATDVPGAIRGLTTFNPLSGIFSLYRAPIFPDELRWHVVGAGAAVTAVILVVGLWVFARTERAVLKEI; encoded by the coding sequence GTGACCAGCAATGCCGAGGTGCGCCAGGAACGGCGCACGCCCTTCGCCCGGTATTGCCATTCCCTCTGGCTGCTCACCAAGCGTGACCTGCGGGTGCGCTACGCCACCAGTGCGCTCGGCTATCTCTGGTCCATCCTCGACCCGCTGCTCATGGCGGGCATCTACTACTTCGTCTTCGGCTTTATCTTCCACAAGGGCGGGGTCGGCGAGGATCCGTACATCGTCTTCCTGCTCTCGGCCATGCTGCCCTGGGTGTGGTTCAACGGTTCCGTGTCCGACAGCACCCGCGGCTATCTGCGCGAGGCCAAGCTCATTCGCTCCACGACCATCCCGCGCACCATCTGGGTGAACCGCATCGTGCTCTCCAAGGGCATAGAATACCTTGCCTCCCTGCCCGTGCTCGCGATTTTCATCATCATCTTCGGGGCGAAGGTCAGTATCGACGCCCTCTGGCTCTACCCGCTGGCCATCATCTTGCAGGCGGCACTGGTCACGGGGCTCGGCCTCATCGTTGCGCCTCTCGTCGTGTTCTTCCGCGACCTGGAGCGCGCCGTCAAGCTCATCCTGCGGCTGCTGTTCTACGCGTCGCCGATCATCTACAGCGCCACGGATGTTCCCGGTGCCATCCGCGGTCTCACCACCTTCAATCCCCTCAGCGGCATCTTCAGCCTGTATCGGGCGCCGATCTTTCCCGATGAGCTGCGCTGGCACGTCGTGGGTGCCGGCGCTGCCGTCACCGCCGTCATCCTCGTTGTCGGCCTCTGGGTGTTCGCCCGCACGGAACGCGCCGTGCTGAAGGAGATCTGA
- a CDS encoding helix-turn-helix domain-containing protein codes for MVDPLSRATHELGERILARRLSLGATQEEVASGAEVDTTTIGKIERGERNPNVHNLIRIADALQLDPGDLISGMTRDMVPPRVPKPSALERLRGKQGVDPAAPGRGRD; via the coding sequence ATGGTTGATCCGCTCTCGCGCGCTACCCACGAACTGGGGGAGCGGATTCTTGCTCGTCGCCTGTCTCTCGGCGCCACCCAGGAAGAAGTGGCCTCCGGCGCTGAGGTCGATACGACGACGATTGGCAAGATCGAGCGGGGCGAGCGCAACCCGAACGTCCACAATTTGATCCGCATTGCGGATGCTCTTCAGCTTGATCCTGGCGACTTAATATCGGGCATGACGCGTGACATGGTGCCGCCACGCGTGCCCAAGCCCAGCGCACTTGAGCGCCTGCGCGGCAAGCAGGGCGTCGACCCCGCCGCCCCGGGGCGCGGGCGCGATTGA